Proteins from a genomic interval of Pseudodesulfovibrio nedwellii:
- a CDS encoding radical SAM protein — MSSKKKPQPKMLFATPEGEIFDHPDLLLMIRRGDEFGLPRPDEITPLPAESEFFMLPGRHAMGYNPETGQAEVMEELAVAAFACPGHTLTGVAAYDLDDDAPILPLLSYGGIGFADGKFWVCAKKVDDDKRQVFKHIPPDRVEAGAHQLISEMPENRLVNHLAGCALTSGCPAAKNLALGRFECPLPTAQSCNAQCVGCISKQPEDSGFPSPQCRISFTPTAKEIVQVMRRHESRERRPIFSFGQGCEGEPLTEAELICDAIKEYRSDGGSGTVNVNTNGSRHMVIPALKIAGVNSIRVSLNSARKGPYEAYYRPKGYTFEDVRETIAKAHEVGMFVSLNLLFFPGITDTEEEFDALVELGESCKYDFVQLRNLNLDPDLYMRLMKPFGHSPSMGFMNFKKRLKKALPWIEYGYFNPYLG; from the coding sequence ATGTCATCCAAGAAAAAACCACAGCCAAAGATGCTGTTTGCGACTCCGGAAGGTGAAATATTCGACCATCCGGATCTTTTACTCATGATCCGTCGAGGCGACGAATTCGGCCTGCCAAGACCTGATGAAATCACCCCGCTCCCCGCAGAATCCGAATTCTTCATGCTGCCCGGTCGTCACGCCATGGGCTATAACCCGGAAACGGGACAAGCCGAAGTCATGGAAGAACTGGCCGTGGCCGCATTTGCTTGTCCGGGTCACACGCTCACCGGCGTTGCGGCCTATGACTTAGACGATGATGCGCCAATACTGCCTTTGCTGTCATATGGCGGCATTGGATTTGCTGACGGCAAGTTCTGGGTCTGCGCCAAAAAGGTAGACGACGACAAACGACAAGTGTTCAAACACATTCCACCAGATCGTGTGGAAGCCGGAGCTCATCAACTTATTTCAGAAATGCCGGAAAACAGATTGGTCAACCATCTGGCGGGGTGCGCCTTGACCAGCGGTTGCCCTGCAGCCAAAAACCTTGCGCTAGGCCGCTTTGAATGCCCTCTGCCCACGGCACAGTCATGTAACGCCCAATGCGTTGGCTGCATTTCCAAGCAACCCGAAGATTCCGGTTTCCCATCCCCGCAATGCCGAATCAGTTTCACGCCCACGGCCAAAGAAATCGTGCAAGTCATGCGCCGCCACGAATCCCGTGAACGCCGCCCCATCTTCTCCTTTGGGCAGGGTTGCGAAGGAGAACCCCTCACTGAAGCCGAACTTATCTGTGATGCAATCAAGGAATACCGCTCTGACGGAGGCTCCGGTACCGTCAACGTGAACACCAACGGTTCACGCCACATGGTTATTCCTGCCCTCAAGATAGCTGGCGTGAACTCTATACGTGTCAGCCTGAATTCAGCGCGTAAAGGCCCATATGAGGCATACTACCGTCCCAAGGGCTATACCTTTGAAGATGTCCGTGAAACCATTGCCAAGGCCCATGAGGTCGGCATGTTCGTGTCATTGAACCTTCTTTTCTTCCCTGGCATTACCGATACCGAGGAAGAATTCGACGCATTGGTCGAACTGGGCGAGTCATGCAAATACGACTTCGTTCAATTACGCAACCTCAACCTCGATCCTGACCTTTACATGCGGTTAATGAAACCCTTCGGTCATTCCCCAAGCATGGGCTTCATGAACTTCAAGAAACGGCTTAAAAAGGCCCTCCCCTGGATCGAA
- the rplM gene encoding 50S ribosomal protein L13: MKTYSPKPEDANREWFIVDATDKILGRLCTEITTRLRGKHKPEFAHHMDMGDFVIVINADKIKVTGQKLDKKMYYKHTNHPGGLKEKTLREMLAIKPENVITAAVKGMLPKNRIAAQQIKKLKVYAGSEHPHAAQAPKPLDI; this comes from the coding sequence ATGAAGACATATAGCCCGAAGCCGGAAGACGCGAACCGCGAATGGTTCATCGTCGACGCCACGGACAAGATCCTGGGCCGTCTGTGCACCGAGATCACCACTCGTCTGCGCGGCAAGCACAAGCCTGAATTTGCCCACCACATGGATATGGGCGACTTCGTGATTGTCATCAACGCCGACAAGATCAAGGTCACTGGCCAGAAGCTGGACAAAAAGATGTACTACAAGCACACCAATCATCCCGGTGGTCTGAAAGAAAAGACCCTCCGCGAGATGTTGGCCATCAAGCCTGAGAACGTCATCACCGCCGCTGTCAAAGGCATGCTGCCCAAAAACCGCATTGCCGCTCAGCAGATCAAGAAGCTGAAGGTATACGCAGGTTCCGAGCATCCGCACGCAGCCCAGGCTCCCAAACCTTTGGATATTTAA
- the rpsI gene encoding 30S ribosomal protein S9, which yields MSDFTYSTGKRKNAISRTRLYAGTGQITVNGRPFEDYFPRKTLQMVVQQPLKLVKMLDKYDIKANCSGGGVSGQAEALRHGISRALCEIDPELRTILKPAGLLTRDARKKERKKYGLRGARASFQFSKR from the coding sequence ATGAGCGATTTCACTTACAGCACTGGTAAAAGAAAAAACGCCATCTCCCGTACCCGCCTCTACGCTGGTACAGGGCAGATCACCGTTAACGGTCGTCCTTTCGAGGACTACTTTCCCCGCAAGACCCTGCAAATGGTTGTTCAGCAGCCCCTGAAGCTGGTCAAGATGCTCGACAAGTACGACATCAAAGCCAACTGCTCCGGTGGCGGCGTATCCGGTCAGGCCGAGGCACTGCGCCACGGCATTTCCCGCGCCCTCTGCGAGATCGACCCTGAACTGCGCACCATTCTGAAGCCCGCCGGTCTCCTGACCCGCGATGCTCGTAAGAAAGAGCGTAAAAAGTACGGTCTCCGCGGCGCCCGCGCCAGCTTCCAGTTCTCCAAGCGTTAA